In Fervidobacterium nodosum Rt17-B1, one genomic interval encodes:
- a CDS encoding beta-ketoacyl-ACP reductase, translating to MRLAGKVCIITGAGSGIGRTAAELFAKEGAIVIACDVGEATYDNPNIHFYKLDVTDRARIAEVVKDVVEKFGKIDVLINNAGITRDALIQNMTEEDWDKVINVNLKGVFNMTQAVVPYMLEAGKGSIINTSSVVGVYGNIGQTNYSATKAGVIGMTKTWAKEFARKGAQIRVNAVAPGFIKTPMTEKVPEKILTAMAEKAALKRLGEPIEVAYVYLFLASDESSFVTGQVIGVDGGLII from the coding sequence ATGAGACTAGCAGGAAAAGTTTGTATAATCACGGGAGCAGGTAGTGGTATAGGTCGCACAGCAGCAGAATTATTCGCAAAAGAAGGCGCAATTGTAATAGCTTGCGATGTTGGTGAAGCAACTTACGATAATCCAAATATACACTTTTACAAACTCGACGTCACCGACAGGGCAAGAATAGCGGAAGTTGTAAAAGATGTTGTCGAAAAATTTGGAAAAATAGATGTACTTATCAACAACGCAGGTATAACAAGAGACGCGCTCATTCAAAATATGACAGAAGAAGATTGGGATAAGGTAATTAACGTAAACTTGAAAGGTGTATTCAATATGACGCAAGCCGTTGTACCATACATGTTGGAAGCTGGAAAGGGAAGTATTATCAATACTTCGTCAGTTGTCGGTGTATATGGAAACATAGGACAAACAAATTATTCGGCAACAAAAGCCGGTGTAATAGGTATGACAAAGACATGGGCAAAAGAATTCGCAAGAAAAGGTGCACAAATTAGAGTTAACGCGGTCGCTCCAGGTTTTATCAAAACACCGATGACAGAAAAAGTTCCTGAAAAAATATTAACAGCTATGGCAGAAAAAGCTGCTCTGAAAAGACTTGGTGAACCAATAGAAGTCGCTTACGTTTATTTGTTCCTTGCTTCTGATGAATCGTCATTTGTAACGGGACAAGTAATTGGCGTTGATGGTGGGTTGATAATCTAA
- a CDS encoding acetyl-CoA C-acetyltransferase produces the protein MVYILGAKRTAIGTYGGSLKDIPATQLGTIAAKAALNQANVSPEEVDETIVGCILTAGQGMGPGRQVSIYAGVPAEKPGYTVNMLCGSGMKAAMIGATDIELGEADVVLAGGIESMSQAPFLLSYKSRFGLKFGTQELQDHMILDGLTDVFNKVHMGLTAEKLAEEFGISRQEQDEFAYNSQMKAKAAIENGKFKDEIVPVEIPDKKGVKIFDTDEHPRFDVTLESLAKLKPAFKPDGTITAGNASGINDGGSAIVLASERYVETKGGKPLGRVVAWAQAGVDPMRMGIGPVPATEKVLKKAGLSFQDIELIELNEAFAAQSLAVIKGWEKLFGVSKEWILERTNVNGGGIALGHPIGASGNRIIVTLLYEMKKRHLKYGLATLCIGGGMGTAVIVENIE, from the coding sequence GTGGTTTACATTCTTGGTGCAAAAAGGACAGCGATAGGTACTTATGGTGGTTCATTAAAAGATATTCCTGCAACACAACTTGGAACTATAGCAGCGAAAGCGGCTTTGAATCAAGCAAATGTTTCTCCGGAAGAAGTAGATGAAACAATCGTTGGTTGTATTTTGACAGCAGGCCAAGGCATGGGACCAGGTAGGCAGGTTTCAATTTATGCAGGTGTACCAGCTGAAAAACCTGGTTACACCGTTAATATGTTGTGTGGTAGTGGTATGAAAGCAGCTATGATAGGCGCAACAGATATCGAACTTGGTGAAGCAGATGTTGTTTTAGCTGGCGGTATAGAAAGTATGTCACAAGCTCCTTTCTTACTGAGCTACAAATCAAGGTTTGGATTAAAATTTGGTACACAAGAATTACAAGACCATATGATTTTAGATGGTTTAACCGATGTATTTAACAAAGTCCATATGGGATTAACCGCCGAAAAGCTGGCAGAGGAATTTGGGATTTCAAGACAAGAGCAGGATGAGTTTGCATATAACAGTCAAATGAAAGCAAAAGCGGCTATAGAAAACGGAAAATTTAAAGATGAGATTGTGCCAGTTGAGATACCAGATAAAAAGGGTGTAAAGATTTTCGACACAGACGAACACCCAAGATTTGATGTTACTTTGGAATCACTTGCAAAATTAAAACCTGCGTTCAAACCTGATGGCACTATTACAGCTGGAAATGCGAGTGGTATTAACGATGGTGGAAGTGCTATCGTACTTGCCAGTGAACGCTATGTTGAAACGAAAGGTGGAAAACCTCTTGGTAGAGTCGTTGCTTGGGCGCAAGCAGGTGTTGATCCAATGAGAATGGGAATAGGTCCAGTACCAGCAACTGAAAAGGTTCTTAAAAAAGCTGGTCTTTCATTCCAAGATATCGAACTTATAGAACTTAATGAAGCATTCGCCGCGCAGAGTTTGGCAGTAATAAAAGGTTGGGAAAAGTTATTCGGTGTTTCGAAAGAATGGATTTTGGAAAGAACGAACGTTAACGGTGGTGGTATAGCATTAGGACATCCAATTGGTGCAAGTGGAAATAGAATAATTGTTACACTGCTTTACGAAATGAAGAAGAGACATCTAAAATACGGTCTTGCAACGTTGTGTATCGGTGGAGGAATGGGCACAGCGGTTATAGTTGAAAATATCGAGTAA